The genomic region GCGATCCGAAAATGGGCGTCGATGCAGAGAAGACCAACACAAGCCTCCTCACCAAGCGCGCCGTCTGTGGCTGTGGCAACGATGGTTGCGGGTCCACGATGGGGGCACGAACCGGAGGCTCCGGCCGGCATAGCTATTACGCCTGTCTGGGCCGCGCGAATAAGGGCTCGACGAAGTGTCAGGGCCGGTGGGTTCCGAGAATGGAACTCGATACGATCGTCACCGACGCTGTAGCCGACCATCTCTCTCAGCCCGAGCGACTCAACGCGCTCCTGCAGACCTGGCTTGATCGTTCCGCAACTGCGGTTGCGGAGCGCAAAGCGGAATTGAAGCGTCTTCGCGCCCGCCTGACGGCATTGGACGGCGAGAGCGCACTGGTTATCAAGCTCGTCCGCAACAAGACCTTCAGTCCGGACGATCCCCACATCGCCAGTGAGGTCGCCAACATTCGAGCACAACGCATGAGCACTCAGGCCAACGTCGATGTTCTTGAACATCAGCTCGAAGCTGAAAATCGCCGCATCACCCCAGAGATCGTCACCAGATTCGGCGATCTCCTCCGGCAGAAGCTGCGAGGCCCGGACCCGCGGGTGCGGCGTGAGTATATCCAGTTGCTGGTCGAACGTGTCGAAGTGGGAGACCAGAATATCCGTATCACCGGCAGAAATACCGCCCTCGAAAGGGCGGTGATCGCATCCCAAAAGCCGGACACTGCTGTGCCCAAAGCTGACCGGAAATGGTGCGCCCGGCAGGATTCGAACCTGCGGCCCCAAGCTTAGAAGGCTCGTGCTCTATCCAACTGAGCTACGGGCGCGCACGCGGATGCGCCTAGCGCGGATTGCGGGCGGGCGAAACTGGTTGCATCATCGCGATCATGGACGGGGACGAGGACCAGCCGCTGCGGGCGGTGGATGCGCGGGCGGTGGCCGGGGGCCATTTCCGCTATTTCGATTTCGTGATGGCGGCGTTCGTCACCATCCTGCTGCTCTCGAACGTGATCGGCGCGGGCAAGCGGGCGGTGATCGACCTGCCCGGAATCGGCCCGTGGCCGTTCGGCGCGGGCATATTGTTCTTCCCGGTGAGCTACGTCCTCGGCGACGTGCTGACCGAGGTGTACGGCTATGCCCGCGCGCGGCGCTGCATCTGGGCGGGCTTCGGCGCGATGATCTTCATGGTGTTCATGTCGTGGGTGGTCGTCGCGCTGCCGCCGGACGTCGGCTGGACCGGGCAGGCCGCCTATGAAAGCGTGTTCGGGCAGGTGCCGCGCATCGTCGCCGCATCGATCTGCGCCTTCTGGGCCGGCGAGTTCGCCAACAGCTTCGTCCTCGCCAAGATGAAGATCTGGACCGAGGGCAAATACCTCTGGACGCGCACGATCGGCAGCACCGTGGTGGGGCAGGGGGTGGACAGCCTGATCTTCTACCCGCTCGCCTTCCTCGGCGCGCCGGACTGGCCGGTCCATGCGATGCTGCTGGTGATGCTGAGCCAGTTCGTGCTCAAGGTGTCGTGGGAGGTGCTGCTGACGCCGTTCACCTATGCGGTGGTCGGCTTCCTGAAACGGCGCGAGGGCGTGGACGTGTATGATCGCCACACCGATTTCACGCCGTTCCGGGCGAAGGTTTGAGGGCAGGGGGGAGAGGCAGTTGCTCTCCCCCGCGCCGATCAGTCCACCAGTTCCAGCGCGACCGCCGTCGCCTCGCCGCCGCCGATGCACAGCGACGCGACGCCCTTCCGGCCGCCGCGATTCTGGAGCGCGGCGATCAGCGTTGCGATGATCCGCGCGCCGGACGCGCCGATCGGATGGCCCAGCGCGGTCGCGCCGCCGTTGACGTTGACCCTGGCGTGATCCAGCCCGAGATCGTGCATCGCGATCATCGAGACGCAAGCGAATGCCTCGTTCACCTCGAACAGATCGACGTCGGCGGCCTTCCAGCCGGCTCGGTCCAGCACCTTGCGGATCGCGTCGACCGGCGCGGTGGTGAACTTCGCCGGCTGATGCGCATGGGCGGCGGTGGCGACGATGCGCGCGACCGGCTTCAGCCCCTTTTCAGCGGCGACGCTCTCGCGCGTCAGCACCAGCGCGGCCGCGCCGTCCGAGATCGAGGAAGCGTTGGCGGCGGTGATCGTGCCGTCCTTGGCGAAAGCCGGCTTGAGGCCGGGGATCTTGGAGGGGTCGCCCTTCAGCGGCTGTTCGTCCTTGTCGACCGTCTCGACGCCCTTGCGGCCCTTCACCTCGACGGCGACGATCTCGCGATCGAACGCGCCGGACTTCTGCGCCTCCTGCGCGCGGGTGAGCGAGGCGATGGCGTAATCGTCCTGCGCGGTGCGGGTGAACTGATATTCGCCGGCGGTCTCCTCCGCGAACACGCCCATCGCCTTGCCCGGCTCATAAGCGTCCTCCAGCCCGTCGAGGAACATGTGATCCATCACCCGGTCATGCCCGAGCCGCGCGCCGGAGCGGTGCTTCTGGAGCAGATAGGGGGCGTTGGTCATGCTCTCCATGCCGCCGGTGACGATGAGGTCGACCGTGCCGGCGGTAAGCGCCTCCGCGCCCATGATCGCCGCCTGCATGCCCGATCCGCACATCTTGTTGACGGTGGTCGCCTCGACCGATTGCGGCAGGCCGGCCTTGAGCGCCGCCTGACGCGCCGGGGCCTGGCCCAGACCGGCCGGAAGCACGCAGCCCATGTAGATGCGCTCGACATCCGCGCCGTCCACGCCCGCGCGCTCGACGGCGGCCTTCACGGCGGTGGCGCCCAGCTCGGTCGCGGACGCACCCGAAAGGCTGCCCTGGAACGACCCCATCGGGGTGCGGGCATAGGAAAGAATCACGACGGGATCGGTGGCCATTTCGCTGCTCCGTAAGTTTGAGCGCGATCTAGTCGGCGACGGCGCGCTTTTCAAACGATAGGAGAACGGAATGGAGATACTGATCCAGTCGCTGAAATGGGCCGCCTCGATCAGCGGGACGATCGCCGCCTTCATGGTGTCGCTGGACAGTGGCCGGAAGGTGACCGGCTGGGGCTTCGTGATCTTCGTCGGCTCGTCGATCGCGTGGATCGCCGGTGCGGCGTTGACCCGCGACTGGGCGCTGGGCACGCAGAATGTCGTGCTGTTCGGGATCAACCTGTTCGGCGTCTATCGCTATCTGGTGCGCAAGCGTGCCGTTTGAGGCCTTGTGGTCGCTGCTGCTGTTCGCCGGAGGGGCGGTAGCGGGGAGCTTCCTCGCGACGATCGTGATCCGCTGGCCCGAAGGGCGCGGCGTGACGCATGGCCGATCCGCCTGCGATTCCTGCGGGCATCGGCTGGGTGCGGGTGAGCTTGTCCCGCTGCTGAGCGTGCTGGCGTTGCACGGGCGCTGCCGTACATGCGGCGCGGCGATCGACCGGCGGCATTGGCAGATCGAGCTGGGGTGCGCGCTGATCGGCGCGCTGGCGGGCTATGTCGCGCCGGGAATCGCTGGCTTGGCGGGAGCGCTGTTCGGCTGGCTGCTGCTGACGCTCGCCGCGCTCGACGTCGCGGCGCTGTGGCTGCCGGACGCGCTGACCGGCGCACTGGCGCTGGCTGGGCTGGCGGCGGGGGCGCTGGATATCACGCCAC from Sphingomonas sp. CL5.1 harbors:
- a CDS encoding queuosine precursor transporter, coding for MDGDEDQPLRAVDARAVAGGHFRYFDFVMAAFVTILLLSNVIGAGKRAVIDLPGIGPWPFGAGILFFPVSYVLGDVLTEVYGYARARRCIWAGFGAMIFMVFMSWVVVALPPDVGWTGQAAYESVFGQVPRIVAASICAFWAGEFANSFVLAKMKIWTEGKYLWTRTIGSTVVGQGVDSLIFYPLAFLGAPDWPVHAMLLVMLSQFVLKVSWEVLLTPFTYAVVGFLKRREGVDVYDRHTDFTPFRAKV
- a CDS encoding acetyl-CoA C-acyltransferase, with protein sequence MATDPVVILSYARTPMGSFQGSLSGASATELGATAVKAAVERAGVDGADVERIYMGCVLPAGLGQAPARQAALKAGLPQSVEATTVNKMCGSGMQAAIMGAEALTAGTVDLIVTGGMESMTNAPYLLQKHRSGARLGHDRVMDHMFLDGLEDAYEPGKAMGVFAEETAGEYQFTRTAQDDYAIASLTRAQEAQKSGAFDREIVAVEVKGRKGVETVDKDEQPLKGDPSKIPGLKPAFAKDGTITAANASSISDGAAALVLTRESVAAEKGLKPVARIVATAAHAHQPAKFTTAPVDAIRKVLDRAGWKAADVDLFEVNEAFACVSMIAMHDLGLDHARVNVNGGATALGHPIGASGARIIATLIAALQNRGGRKGVASLCIGGGEATAVALELVD
- a CDS encoding A24 family peptidase is translated as MPFEALWSLLLFAGGAVAGSFLATIVIRWPEGRGVTHGRSACDSCGHRLGAGELVPLLSVLALHGRCRTCGAAIDRRHWQIELGCALIGALAGYVAPGIAGLAGALFGWLLLTLAALDVAALWLPDALTGALALAGLAAGALDITPLLEERLLGGVAGFASLWTIAALYRLLRKREGLGGGDPKLLGAIGLWLGWRLLPAVVVLAALVGLGLALFERMRGRPLSSDARLPFGAFLAVAAYPAWLMMIGMAA